One genomic window of Dermacentor andersoni chromosome 8, qqDerAnde1_hic_scaffold, whole genome shotgun sequence includes the following:
- the LOC126529291 gene encoding sulfotransferase ssu-1-like isoform X2 — MVCSKRPFTQDIDGDLYNINFNPDIIREALAFKPRPGDVIEVSYPSSGTRWMQHMIQLIVYKGNSANSHNDFLKRYVVLELLGKRMDLVKSTPRLILTHMRPGKLAIMAEAKYVYVARNPWDVCWSSYCLAMKLRELSERMSFDDYVSMFLDGRVGVGPYFEHVHAGYVRRTDPNFFFVTYEEMVTDCGGVVLRLADFLDGDYGEWLRRNPELLGDVVRKCSVPYETALRRAEDMEETVSAVRKAKIGNWRDAFSKAALRMTLEKINSTPKAAFVQELWKDIFAEVVEAAT, encoded by the exons ATGGTATGCAGCAAACGCCCCTTTACGCAGGACATCGACGGCGACCTCTACAACATTAACTTCAACCCGGACATCATTCGCGAAGCCCTCGCTTTCAAGCCCCGCCCAGGTGACGTCATTGAGGTGAGCTACCCGTCTTCGGGAACCCGCTGGATGCAGCACATGATACAACTCATCGTTTACAAAGGCAACAGCGCCAACTCGCACAATGATTTCTTGAAAAGGTATGTGGTGCTCGAGCTTCTCGGCAAGCGAATGGACTTAGTGAAGTCAACGCCGCGGCTCATACTGACGCACATGCGGCCAGGAAAGCTTGCAATCATGGCGGAGGCCAAGTACGTTTACGTCGCTCGGAACCCGTGGGACGTTTGCTGGTCTTCGTATTGTCTCGCCATGAAGCTGCGTGAACTGAGTGAGCGAATGTCCTTTGATGACTATGTGTCCATGTTTCTCGATGGGCGTGTCGGTGTTGGCCCGTACTTTGAGCACGTGCATGCTGGCTACGTGAGAAGAACGGACCCGAACTTTTTCTTTGTGACATACGAAGAGATGGTGACGGACTGCGGTGGCGTTGTCCTGCGGCTGGCAGACTTTTTGGATGGCGACTACGGTGAATGGCTTCGTAGAAATCCGGAACTCCTCGGCGATGTCGTCAGAAAATGCAGCGTCCCCTAT GAGACTGCTTTGAGAAGGGCGGAAGACATGGAAGAGACAGTGTCTGCTGTTAGGAAGGCGAAGATCGGGAACTGGAGAGACGCATTCAGTAAGGCCGCGCTGAGAATGACGTTAGAGAAGATAAACTCAACTCCCAAGGCGGCATTCGTGCAAGAGCTGTGGAAAGACATATTTGCCGAAGTTGTCGAAGCAGCTACGTAG
- the LOC126529291 gene encoding amine sulfotransferase-like isoform X1, translating to MVCSKRPFTQDIDGDLYNINFNPDIIREALAFKPRPGDVIEVSYPSSGTRWMQHMIQLIVYKGNSANSHNDFLKRYVVLELLGKRMDLVKSTPRLILTHMRPGKLAIMAEAKYVYVARNPWDVCWSSYCLAMKLRELSERMSFDDYVSMFLDGRVGVGPYFEHVHAGYVRRTDPNFFFVTYEEMVTDCGGVVLRLADFLDGDYGEWLRRNPELLGDVVRKCSVPYVSALISIPKEQFIKMVFTNPNVSQETALRRAEDMEETVSAVRKAKIGNWRDAFSKAALRMTLEKINSTPKAAFVQELWKDIFAEVVEAAT from the coding sequence ATGGTATGCAGCAAACGCCCCTTTACGCAGGACATCGACGGCGACCTCTACAACATTAACTTCAACCCGGACATCATTCGCGAAGCCCTCGCTTTCAAGCCCCGCCCAGGTGACGTCATTGAGGTGAGCTACCCGTCTTCGGGAACCCGCTGGATGCAGCACATGATACAACTCATCGTTTACAAAGGCAACAGCGCCAACTCGCACAATGATTTCTTGAAAAGGTATGTGGTGCTCGAGCTTCTCGGCAAGCGAATGGACTTAGTGAAGTCAACGCCGCGGCTCATACTGACGCACATGCGGCCAGGAAAGCTTGCAATCATGGCGGAGGCCAAGTACGTTTACGTCGCTCGGAACCCGTGGGACGTTTGCTGGTCTTCGTATTGTCTCGCCATGAAGCTGCGTGAACTGAGTGAGCGAATGTCCTTTGATGACTATGTGTCCATGTTTCTCGATGGGCGTGTCGGTGTTGGCCCGTACTTTGAGCACGTGCATGCTGGCTACGTGAGAAGAACGGACCCGAACTTTTTCTTTGTGACATACGAAGAGATGGTGACGGACTGCGGTGGCGTTGTCCTGCGGCTGGCAGACTTTTTGGATGGCGACTACGGTGAATGGCTTCGTAGAAATCCGGAACTCCTCGGCGATGTCGTCAGAAAATGCAGCGTCCCCTATGTGAGTGCCCTTATAAGTATTCCCAAGGAGCAGTTCATTAAGATGGTATTCACGAACCCGAATGTCTCGCAGGAGACTGCTTTGAGAAGGGCGGAAGACATGGAAGAGACAGTGTCTGCTGTTAGGAAGGCGAAGATCGGGAACTGGAGAGACGCATTCAGTAAGGCCGCGCTGAGAATGACGTTAGAGAAGATAAACTCAACTCCCAAGGCGGCATTCGTGCAAGAGCTGTGGAAAGACATATTTGCCGAAGTTGTCGAAGCAGCTACGTAG